In the genome of Paenarthrobacter ilicis, the window CTCACCCCCGGGTACGAAGGCTTGGTGGAGCCCCAACTGGTGGATCAGACCCCCGGAAAGCTCCTGTGCCCGCGCGAAGACCAGCGGATTGCGGACAACTCCAAGTGGCCCGTGGTGCCCACCTTGCCGGCGGGGCAGTAGGCCGTTTGGTTTCAGGCCGGGTTGGTTTTCTTAGCCGGCAAGGGCTTCGTGGGCCGGCGCGTCCAGCCGGAGCGGCCTCCCGGCGTCGTCCAGGCGCGCACCGGCACCGAGCTGGATAAACCTGACCGTCTGGGCTGTGTGGGCCTCTTGCGCGTCCGGAAGCCCGACGTCGGAGGCTGGCGACGGCGTGGAACCACCGCCGTCGGGCGTGCGGTTGCGCCGTGCGGCGCTGGCCGAGAGCGTTCCGTGGATAAGCCGCGCCAGCTGGGCAACGTCCAGGTCCGGGAGATAGCCCTGCCGCACGCCGTCCTGGAGGATGTCCTGGAGGAGGACATTCAGGTCCCCCACATGGTCTGCGAGCTTGGCGAACGAGCCGGGGGAGAGGACGGCTGCCATGGCGGGTCCCGGAGGCAGGTGGCGGCGGCTGAGGTCCTCCACTTGGGCGCGGACGTAAAGGGCCAGCCGGTCCACGGGGTTCGCCAGGACGGCCAGCGAATCCCGGAGGTCGACGATGAAGCGCTCGGTCTCATCCAAGGCATACGCAATCAGGAGCTGCTCCATGTCCGCGTAGTAGTTGTAGACGGCGGTCCGGCCCACGCCGGCGTGCCGGGCCACGTCCGTCATGGTGAGCCCGGGAAGGCCGTGGGTAAAGAGGAGCTCCCCAAAGGCGGTGAGAATCCGGCGTTGGGTCTCGGCGCGTTGGGCAGCGTTGGTGGGGGCCGTGATCCTGGGCATATAGACACTTTA includes:
- a CDS encoding TetR/AcrR family transcriptional regulator, with the translated sequence MPRITAPTNAAQRAETQRRILTAFGELLFTHGLPGLTMTDVARHAGVGRTAVYNYYADMEQLLIAYALDETERFIVDLRDSLAVLANPVDRLALYVRAQVEDLSRRHLPPGPAMAAVLSPGSFAKLADHVGDLNVLLQDILQDGVRQGYLPDLDVAQLARLIHGTLSASAARRNRTPDGGGSTPSPASDVGLPDAQEAHTAQTVRFIQLGAGARLDDAGRPLRLDAPAHEALAG